From the Kitasatospora atroaurantiaca genome, the window TCGGTCATCAGGGTGTCGGCGTCGTCGTCCATGAAGGCGGGCTTCCAGTCGACGGGGCCCGGATAGACGTCGAGGTACGCGGCCGGGTCTTCGGTCAGGCGGGCGGTGTCGTCGGCGACCCGGGCCGCATCCGCGTCGGACACGTACGGGGTGCGCACGCGGGTGAAGCCCGGGCGGCCCTGCACTCCCATGGAGGCCACCCCGACGTAGGCCGGGTCCTGGAGATTGACCGGGTTCGCGTCCGGCCAGTTGCGAATGTCATCCCCGAGCGCGGCCACGGAGGCTTCCGCCGTCTTCTGCGCGAAGGACAGCCCCAGCGGGCACACGTCCCGGATGAACGTCGGGATCGCGTCGCCGGTCGCCTTCTGGGTGGCCAGGATGACCATGATGCCGACGCTGCGGCCCTTCTTCACCAGGTCCTCGACCAGTCGGGCGTTCTCCGCCGACACGGCCGCCAGCTTCTTCGTCTCGGCGTCGTTGCCCTTGTACTCGCGGAAGTACGTGTGCGCTTCGTCGATGATCAGGATCGTCAGCGGCCAGATGCGGGACGGACCGACGTGCCACATGTTCTTTACACCCAGGACGGCGCGGATGGACGAGGAACGGCCCCGCCGCAGCTTCACCATGCGCTTGAACAGCGCGTTGGCTTCCGCCAGGTCGTCACCCGCGAAGGCGAACAGGCGGGGCGTCAGATCGGCGTAGTCCCCTTCGTGAGCGGTGGAGACCTTGCCGTCCGCCACGGCGAACTGAACCGCGTCGGAGGGGGCCAGGTCGCAGATGAGCTTGTTGATCAGCGACGTCTTCCCGAAGCCGGGCAGGCCGGCGACGGTCACGCCGGGAACGTTCGCCAGGGGAAGGCTGACGTCGTCGGCGTACTCGTCCAGCCCGAGCCCCCACGTGTCCAGGCTCCCCGGCACCGTTCCCGTGGGGACGTGCTCGGTCGGCGTGATGAGCGGGTCCAGGCGCACAGCCCGGATCACCACCCGCCCGGGACCGTCCGGCAGCACGGACACCCGCGTGCAGCGCCAGGCGTCAGCGAGGAAGCGCGCCGAGCGCTGGAACTCCTCCAGTCCGACCTTCGGCAGGCACTTGGCCCGCACCATCACCCCGAACCGGTCCGGCTTCACCTTGATACGCGGGACCAGGACCCGGGGCTTGGGCACTTCGCCCTCACGGCTGACCAGCTCGGCCAGGAACGTCGGGGTCTTGTCGGTCACCGACAGGCCCGCCATCTTGGCCAGCCGCTCCCACCCGAACCGGATGCGCATCCCCTGCCGGATGCTCGCCCGCGTCTCACGATCGACCCGCAGGTACCGGACCAAGCCGACCACGGCCCACAGGGTCGCCAGGGCGAGGACCGCCCCGATCAGGACCGGGGCGATCTCGTTCACGTCCTTCACTTCACGCCTTCCACGTCGTAGATGAACCCGAGGGCGAACCGGCTGCCGGTACCGGTTGAAACGGGAAGTCGGCAAGCCAATGCCCTTACAACACAGGTCACTTGACTGCCTCCAAGCGGCCCGCCCGGTAGGCGATGCCCTCCGAGAGCTGGCCGTTGAAGATCCGCGCCCACGGCGTGGCGAACAGGTCCACCGGGCGCACCATGACGCCCGGCTTGAGCCCGTCGGGAAGGCCGGACTGGGGGACGGTGAGCTTCATGACCTCCGCACGCCCCTCCTCCATGAGCATCACCGTGACCGTAAAGAGGTGCTCGCCCGTCTCGCGGTCGGTGGCGATCTCTCCGGTCTGCGGGTCCTTGATCTTCGGGGTTGCGT encodes:
- a CDS encoding FtsK/SpoIIIE domain-containing protein; translation: MKDVNEIAPVLIGAVLALATLWAVVGLVRYLRVDRETRASIRQGMRIRFGWERLAKMAGLSVTDKTPTFLAELVSREGEVPKPRVLVPRIKVKPDRFGVMVRAKCLPKVGLEEFQRSARFLADAWRCTRVSVLPDGPGRVVIRAVRLDPLITPTEHVPTGTVPGSLDTWGLGLDEYADDVSLPLANVPGVTVAGLPGFGKTSLINKLICDLAPSDAVQFAVADGKVSTAHEGDYADLTPRLFAFAGDDLAEANALFKRMVKLRRGRSSSIRAVLGVKNMWHVGPSRIWPLTILIIDEAHTYFREYKGNDAETKKLAAVSAENARLVEDLVKKGRSVGIMVILATQKATGDAIPTFIRDVCPLGLSFAQKTAEASVAALGDDIRNWPDANPVNLQDPAYVGVASMGVQGRPGFTRVRTPYVSDADAARVADDTARLTEDPAAYLDVYPGPVDWKPAFMDDDADTLMTETA